The proteins below are encoded in one region of Hordeum vulgare subsp. vulgare chromosome 3H, MorexV3_pseudomolecules_assembly, whole genome shotgun sequence:
- the LOC123442616 gene encoding F-box protein GID2-like: MKCPSGSPGGRDPWAPPPGSGSGSGGGGGSSEPAKKQQRTASSSRADEATTSSSPQPPPQPPGPAPDGGDVPYLGEDLMFEVLRRAEARTLASAACVSRGWRALAQDERLWEAACVREWTDLGFSEQQLRAVVLSLGGFRRLHAVSIRPIQRRRAGAPPAQGRGRRQQPPARLGRDQVQLSLSLFSIGFFQNMPSRPPPKKKDEGDGSDKGGGGQCG; the protein is encoded by the coding sequence ATGAAGTGCCCCTCCGGCTCCCCGGGCGGGCGCGACCCCTGGGCTCCTCCCCCCGGTTCCGGCTCCGGTTCCGGCGGAGGCGGCGGATCCAGCGAGCCAGCCAAGAAGCAGCAgcggacggcgagctcgagccggGCCGACGAGgcgaccacctcctcctccccgcagCCTCCGCCACAGCCGCCGGGTCCTGCGCCGGACGGGGGAGACGTGCCGTACCTGGGGGAGGACCTGATGTTCGAGGTGCTGCGGCGGGCGGAGGCGCGGACGCTGGCCTCGGCGGCGTGCGTGAGCCGGGGCTGGCGGGCCCTCGCGCAGGACGAGCGGCTCTGGGAGGCGGCCTGCGTGCGCGAGTGGACCGACCTCGGCTTCTCCGAGCAGCAGCTCCGCGCCGTCGTGCTCTCGCTCGGCGGATTCCGCCGCCTGCACGCCGTCTCCATCCGCCCCATCCAGAGGCGCCGTGCTGGTGCGCCGCCCGCGCAGGGAAGGGGGAGGCGGCAGCAGCCTCCTGCCAGGCTGGGCCGGGACCAGGTCCAGCTGTCGCTGTCGCTCTTCTCGATCGGCTTCTTTCAGAACATGCCTAGCCGCCCCCCTCCTAAGAAGAAAGACGAGGGTGATGGCAGCGATAAGGGTGGAGGCGGGCAGTGCGGTTGA
- the LOC123442614 gene encoding EKC/KEOPS complex subunit TPRKB — protein MRSFPVAGGRSVTLALFSDVSNSRELLDLMQSGKLEPEAAFLNASLVPDVFPVLAAAHKALLSKSREALTTRTLHSELVYNCSGSKHITESLKRCGIADDTQYILAARFDASDEEMKALEKLISGTEIDLSELETRADQPKILKQYKITPQELSISTLPEAIVCRIAARDAL, from the exons ATGAGGAGCTTCCCGGTGGCCGGCGGCCGCAGCGTCACCCTCGCCCTCTTCTCCGATGTCTCCAACAGCCG GGAGCTCCTCGACCTGATGCAGTCGGGGAAGCTGGAGCCGGAGGCCGCCTTCCTCAACGCGTCGCTG GTGCCGGACGTGTTCCCGGTCCTCGCGGCGGCGCACAAGGCGCTGCTCTCCAAGTCGAGGGAGGCGCTGACCACCAGGACCCTGCACTCGGAGCTCGTCTACAACTGCTCTGGCTCCAAGCAT ATAACAGAGTCCCTGAAGCGATGCGGTATCGCTGATGACACGCAGTATATCCTAGCCGCTCGGTTTGATGCTTCGGATGAAGAG ATGAAAGCATTGGAAAAGCTCATCAGCGGAACCGAGATTGATCTATCGGAGCTGGAGACAAGAGCAGACCAACCAAAGATTCTGAAG CAATACAAAATAACTCCACAGGAACTGTCAATATCCACACTCCCAGAGGCAATCGTGTGCAGGATCGCTGCTCGAGACGCCCTCTGA
- the LOC123442615 gene encoding 14-3-3-like protein B: MAQPAELSREENVYMAKLAEQAERYEEMVEFMEKVAKTVDSEELTVEERNLLSVAYKNVIGARRASWRIISSIEQKEESRGNEDRVTLIKDYRGKIEVELTKICDGILKLLDSHLVPSSTAPESKVFYLKMKGDYYRYLAEFKSGTERKDAAENTMVAYKAAQEIALAELPPTHPIRLGLALNFSVFYYEILNSPDRACDLAKQAFDEAISELDSLSEESYKDSTLIMQLLRDNLTLWTSDISEDAAEEMKDAPKGESGDGQ; this comes from the exons ATGGCGCAGCCTGCTGAGCTTTCCCGTGAGGAGAATGTGTACATGGCTAAGCTTGCAGAGCAGGCTGAGAGGTACGAGGAGatggttgagttcatggagaaggtGGCCAAGACAGTTGACTCCGAGGAGCTCACCGTCGAAGAGCGCAACCTTCTATCAGTTGCTTACAAGAATGTTATTGGTGCCCGCCGTGCCTCGTGGCGCATCATTTCCTCCATCGAGCAGAAGGAAGAGAGCCGTGGCAACGAGGACCGTGTCACACTCATCAAGGATTACCGTGGAAAGATTGAAGTTGAGCTCACTAAGATTTGTGATGGTATCCTCAAGCTTCTTGATTCCCACCTTGTCCCCTCATCTACCGCTCCAGAGTCCAAGGTcttctacctgaagatgaagggtGATTACTACAG GTACCTTGCAGAGTTCAAGAGTGGAACTGAGAGGAAGGATGCTGCTGAGAACACCATGGTGGCATACAAAGCTGCTCAG GAGATTGCACTGGCAGAGCTGCCCCCGACTCATCCTATTAGGCTTGGGCTGGCACTCAACTTCTCGGTGTTCTACTATGAGATCCTCAACTCTCCTGACCGTGCTTGCGACCTCGCCAAGCAG GCTTTTGACGAGGCCATCTCGGAATTGGACTCACTGAGCGAGGAGTCCTACAAGGACAGCACTTTGATCATGCAGCTTCTCCGTGATAACCTGACGCTGTGGACTTCCGACATCTCG GAGGACGCTGCTGAAGAAATGAAGGATGCTCCCAAGGGTGAATCTGGAGATGGACAGTAA
- the LOC123442613 gene encoding sulfoquinovosyl transferase SQD2-like has product MAIGVDDLEAAPPPLLDDEAAYPRPRRVALFVEPSPFAYISGYKNRFQNFIKHLREMGDEVIVVTNHEGVPQEFHGAKVIGSWSFPCPLYGKVPLSLALSPRIISEVARFKPDIIHASSPGIMVFGALAIAKLLSVPLVMSYHTHVPLYIPRYTFSWLVEPMWQVIRFLHRAADLTLVPSAAISKDFETAHVISANRIRLWNKGVDSASFNPRFRSHEMRVRLSDGEPEKPLIIHVGRFGREKNLDFLKMVMDRLPGVRIAFIGDGPYRTELEKMFEGMPAVFTGMMQGEELSQAYASGDVFVMPSESETLGQVVLESMSSGVPVVAVRAGGIPDIIPEDVEGRTSFLFAPGDLDDCVGKIRLLLTDDEFRGDMGRAARAEMEKCDWRAASKMIRNEFYSSAIDYWRKQQAEIVQPLQWLAQMFMPTPNQVIRGIKQ; this is encoded by the exons ATGGCGATCGGCGTGGACGACCTGGAGgcggcgccgccgccgctcctcgaCGACGAGGCCGCCTACCCGCGCCCGCGCCGCGTCGCGCTCTTCGTCGAGCCCTCGCCGTTCGC CTACATCTCTGGGTACAAGAACCGGTTTCAGAACTTCATCAAGCACCTGCGCGAGATGGGCGACGAG GTCATTGTTGTGACCAACCATGAGGGGGTTCCCCAGGAGTTCCACGGTGCCAAGGTCATTGGTTCATGGAG CTTTCCATGTCCACTGTATGGAAAGGTTCCTCTGTCGCTGGCACTCAGCCCTAGGATCATCTcagaggttgcaaggttcaaacctgacatcaTCCATGCATCCTCACCTGGAATCATG GTTTTTGGGGCGCTTGCCATTGCTAAACTGCTCAGTGTCCCCCTGGTGATGTCCTACCACACCCATGTGCCACT ATACATTCCAAGATATACGTTTAGCTGGCTCGTCGAGCCGATGTGGCAAGTCATCC GGTTCCTCCACAGAGCCGCTGATCTAACTTTGGTGCCGTCCGCTGCTATCAGCAAAGATTTCGAAACTGCCCATGTTATTTCAG CTAACCGGATACGCCTCTGGAACAAAGGCGTCGATTCCGCCAGCTTCAACCCCAGGTTCCGCAGCCATGAGATGCGCGTGAGGCTAAG TGATGGTGAGCCGGAAAAACCGTTGATAATTCACGTCGGACGCTTTGGGCGCGAGAAGAATCTGGACTTCctgaaaat ggtgatggatcggTTGCCCGGAGTAAGAATtgcattcatcggagatgggccaTATAGGACAGAGCTAGAGAAGATGTTCGAGGGGATGCCGGCGGTGTTTACCGGGATGATGCAAGGGGAGGAGCTCTCGCAGGCGTATGCAAGCGGCGACGTCTTCGTGATGCCCTCTGAGTCAGAAACACTTGGCCAAGTAGTCCTCGAGTCCATGTCGTCGGGTGTCCCTGTGGTGGCCGTTCGTGCCGGCGGTATCCCTGACATTATCCCAGAGGACGTAGAGGGAAGGACGAGCTTCCTCTTCGCTCCGGGGGACCTCGACGACTGTGTTGGCAAGATTAGGCTGCTGTTGACGGACGACGAGTTTAGGGGCGACATGGGGAGGGCCGCCAGGGCTGAGATGGAGAAGTGCGACTGGAGGGCCGCATCCAAGATGATCCGCAACGAGTTCTACAGCTCGGCAATCGACTACTGGCGGAAGCAACAGGCGGAGATTGTTCAGCCACTGCAATGGCTGGCGCAAATGTTCATGCCGACGCCGAACCAGGTCATCCGCGGCATCAAGCAATAG